The following are from one region of the Rhodopirellula sp. P2 genome:
- a CDS encoding MotA/TolQ/ExbB proton channel family protein, translating into MLLAETSLYEIISNSTYLALAAVALWGLYQIVIVWTRVGQKRFKTEEQQDAFMDDVEQMLRAGDYEGVHEYCDGDVRAIPQMIDMAVVNREEGFKRAKQIMMDRFQRDVMSDLEYRLSWVSTVIKSAPMIGLFGTVFGMMGAFKTLATAEQVEPSALAGDIQVALVTTASGLAIAIPLMLLVATVMIRIAKMEDLLGSGLQRFFEAFKVGLAKSQGAAAKNGASANAEVTAGVR; encoded by the coding sequence TTGTTGCTCGCTGAAACTTCGCTGTACGAAATCATCTCCAACTCAACGTACTTGGCGCTGGCTGCCGTTGCACTTTGGGGGCTGTATCAGATCGTGATCGTGTGGACCCGCGTCGGTCAAAAACGATTCAAGACGGAAGAACAACAGGACGCGTTCATGGACGACGTCGAGCAGATGCTGCGAGCGGGCGACTACGAAGGTGTTCACGAATACTGCGATGGAGACGTTCGTGCGATCCCGCAAATGATCGACATGGCCGTCGTCAATCGCGAAGAAGGGTTCAAACGCGCCAAGCAAATCATGATGGACCGCTTTCAACGCGACGTGATGAGTGACCTCGAATACCGACTCAGTTGGGTCAGCACCGTCATCAAAAGTGCTCCCATGATCGGGTTGTTCGGGACGGTGTTCGGGATGATGGGAGCGTTTAAAACGCTGGCCACCGCCGAGCAAGTCGAACCTTCGGCGCTCGCCGGCGATATTCAAGTTGCACTGGTGACGACCGCCAGTGGATTGGCCATCGCGATTCCGCTGATGTTGCTGGTTGCCACCGTGATGATTCGGATCGCGAAGATGGAAGATCTGCTGGGATCCGGTTTGCAGCGATTCTTCGAAGCGTTCAAAGTTGGTTTGGCGAAGTCACAAGGTGCCGCGGCCAAAAACGGTGCCTCCGCCAATGCTGAAGTCACTGCTGGAGTTCGATGA
- a CDS encoding alanine/glycine:cation symporter family protein, with protein sequence MLLSKLARFSLLRIAPLIVALLGVGGVAAFAQEEVTSEEVAEESVAEPALGLDQQVDQFFKPIADAWGSIVFYSVELPGVGPLPLVLILLVGGALFFTIVFGFINLRLFPLAIEVVSGKFDEIEKQGQTIPTGVEVMEVDGDLVDTIRDEGEGEVSHFQALATAVSGTVGLGNIAGVAVAVAAGGPGATFWMVVCGLLGMSTKFVECTLGVKYRDVDANGVVHGGPMYYLKKGLAERGMAPVGKVLGVLFAVFCVGGSFGGGNAFQSNQAAQQIKSLLNLPDTGSSGTIIGLVMAVLVAIVIIGGIKRIAKVTEKVVPLMALMYVIAALGIILMHIQDVPWAIGQVISGAFSLEAGFGGLLGVMVQGFRRAAFSNEAGAGSAAIAHSAVKTRFPASEGIVALLEPFIDTVVICTMTAIVIVLFNADNSFAWGQVDSATSTVLIDGARMGGVDLTSAAFDSVLPGFRYLLTIAIILFAFSTMISWSYYGLQSWKYLFGRSTAADLSYKLLFCLVVVIGAAVSLGSVIEFSDAMIFAMVFPNMIGLFLLFPKVREELSAYLEAIGRK encoded by the coding sequence ATGTTGTTGTCAAAGCTCGCTCGTTTCAGCTTGCTAAGAATCGCACCTTTGATTGTTGCCCTTTTGGGGGTGGGGGGAGTGGCTGCATTCGCGCAAGAAGAAGTGACCTCAGAGGAGGTGGCGGAGGAGTCGGTCGCTGAACCGGCGTTGGGGCTGGACCAGCAGGTCGATCAGTTTTTCAAGCCAATCGCTGATGCCTGGGGAAGCATTGTTTTTTACAGTGTGGAGCTACCGGGTGTTGGCCCCCTGCCGTTGGTTTTGATCTTGCTCGTTGGCGGAGCGTTGTTCTTCACGATCGTGTTTGGGTTCATCAACCTGCGATTGTTTCCGTTGGCGATCGAGGTGGTCAGCGGGAAGTTTGACGAGATTGAGAAACAAGGCCAGACGATCCCCACGGGGGTCGAGGTCATGGAGGTCGACGGTGACTTGGTCGACACCATTCGCGACGAGGGCGAAGGCGAGGTTTCGCACTTCCAAGCTCTGGCGACCGCGGTTTCGGGAACGGTTGGTTTGGGGAACATCGCGGGGGTCGCCGTTGCGGTTGCTGCGGGTGGTCCTGGCGCGACGTTTTGGATGGTTGTTTGCGGTTTGTTGGGCATGTCGACCAAGTTTGTCGAATGCACCTTGGGTGTGAAGTACCGCGACGTGGATGCCAATGGTGTGGTCCATGGCGGACCCATGTATTACCTCAAGAAAGGCCTGGCGGAGCGTGGGATGGCGCCCGTTGGAAAGGTCTTGGGCGTGCTTTTTGCCGTGTTCTGCGTGGGCGGATCGTTTGGTGGTGGCAACGCGTTCCAGTCCAACCAAGCCGCTCAGCAGATCAAATCCTTGCTGAATTTGCCCGACACAGGCTCCTCGGGGACGATCATTGGTTTGGTGATGGCGGTTTTGGTTGCGATCGTGATCATCGGCGGCATCAAGCGAATCGCGAAGGTCACCGAGAAGGTCGTGCCGCTGATGGCATTGATGTACGTGATCGCCGCACTCGGGATCATTTTGATGCACATTCAGGACGTGCCCTGGGCGATCGGCCAGGTCATCTCCGGTGCGTTTTCGCTGGAGGCTGGCTTTGGTGGTTTGTTGGGCGTGATGGTGCAAGGTTTCCGTCGAGCCGCATTTTCAAACGAAGCCGGAGCGGGTTCTGCCGCGATTGCTCACTCGGCCGTGAAGACGCGTTTTCCCGCTTCGGAAGGCATCGTTGCGTTGCTGGAGCCATTCATTGACACGGTCGTGATCTGCACGATGACCGCGATCGTGATTGTTCTCTTCAACGCGGACAATTCGTTTGCATGGGGGCAAGTCGACTCGGCAACCAGCACCGTGTTGATCGATGGTGCTCGAATGGGTGGGGTGGATTTGACCTCCGCCGCGTTTGACAGCGTGTTGCCGGGATTCCGTTACTTGCTGACGATCGCGATCATCCTGTTCGCGTTTTCAACCATGATTTCGTGGTCGTACTACGGTCTGCAATCGTGGAAGTATCTGTTCGGACGCAGCACAGCGGCTGACTTGTCCTACAAATTGCTGTTTTGCTTGGTCGTTGTGATCGGAGCAGCCGTTTCGCTCGGTTCAGTCATCGAATTCTCCGATGCGATGATTTTCGCAATGGTCTTTCCCAACATGATTGGGCTGTTCCTGCTGTTCCCGAAGGTTCGCGAGGAACTGAGTGCCTACTTGGAAGCCATCGGTAGAAAATAG
- a CDS encoding nucleotide pyrophosphatase/phosphodiesterase family protein, with the protein MTKLCILNVVGLTPKLLRHAPNLAAMGNHRAWTSPVPAVTCTSQATMLTGLAPRDHGIVGNGWLYRDTQEIRFWQQARTLVQGDVFYDRYETAKMFWWFNQSTTAQYGATPKPHYGCDGSKVFDILDWSGCNLTEKLGPFPFFGFWGPAAGIASSDWIAKATALVMREKQPQLTLCYLPHLDYDFQRLPDHDPARVAEVDAAAAKVIEAAGEIGAQVIVVSEYGLVPVDTPVGINQVLRRNDWLKVRRGPFGEIMLPGESDAFAVADHQLAHVYVRRPELIPIVRKTLEETPGIASVVSPGDLQLDHPRSGELIALAEPNAWFTYYYWLDDANAPDFARTVDIHRKPGYDPCELFMTSKLRAAARLAQKKAGLRYKMDVIPLDPTLVRGSHGVLPANHSDGPLVIGPGELPETMQGFPRYVEQLLAPRSGSRQDFRLSRNERNS; encoded by the coding sequence GTGACAAAACTCTGCATTCTGAACGTCGTTGGACTGACCCCCAAACTGCTTCGCCACGCTCCCAATCTCGCCGCGATGGGAAATCACCGGGCTTGGACCAGCCCGGTTCCGGCCGTGACCTGCACCAGCCAAGCGACCATGCTGACCGGACTCGCCCCGCGAGATCACGGCATCGTCGGCAACGGTTGGCTGTACCGCGACACCCAGGAAATCCGTTTCTGGCAACAAGCTCGAACGCTGGTCCAAGGCGACGTGTTCTACGATCGCTACGAAACGGCCAAGATGTTTTGGTGGTTCAACCAATCCACCACCGCCCAGTACGGGGCCACTCCCAAACCTCACTATGGATGCGACGGCAGCAAAGTCTTTGACATCCTGGATTGGTCAGGCTGCAACCTGACCGAGAAACTCGGCCCGTTCCCGTTCTTCGGTTTCTGGGGCCCCGCTGCAGGCATCGCCTCGAGCGATTGGATCGCCAAAGCCACCGCACTGGTCATGCGGGAGAAACAACCGCAACTGACACTGTGTTACCTGCCGCACCTGGATTACGACTTTCAACGCTTGCCGGATCACGATCCAGCCCGAGTGGCGGAGGTCGACGCCGCCGCAGCCAAGGTCATCGAGGCCGCCGGCGAAATCGGTGCCCAAGTGATTGTCGTCAGCGAATACGGCTTGGTTCCCGTCGACACGCCGGTCGGCATCAACCAAGTCCTCCGCCGCAACGATTGGCTGAAAGTCCGTCGCGGTCCCTTCGGCGAAATCATGTTGCCTGGCGAAAGCGACGCCTTCGCGGTCGCCGATCATCAACTGGCCCACGTCTACGTCCGTCGCCCCGAACTGATCCCCATCGTTCGCAAAACGCTGGAGGAAACACCCGGCATCGCATCGGTCGTCTCGCCCGGCGACCTGCAACTGGACCATCCCCGAAGCGGCGAATTGATCGCTCTGGCCGAACCCAACGCCTGGTTCACGTACTACTACTGGCTCGACGATGCCAACGCACCGGACTTCGCGAGAACCGTCGACATCCATCGCAAGCCGGGCTACGACCCGTGCGAATTGTTCATGACCAGCAAGCTTCGCGCCGCAGCACGACTGGCTCAAAAGAAAGCCGGTCTCCGCTACAAAATGGATGTGATCCCACTGGACCCAACGCTGGTTCGCGGCAGCCACGGCGTCCTCCCAGCAAACCACAGCGATGGCCCACTGGTCATCGGCCCCGGCGAGCTCCCGGAAACCATGCAAGGGTTTCCTCGCTACGTCGAGCAGCTCCTAGCTCCTCGTAGCGGAAGTCGTCAAGACTTTCGGCTTTCCCGCAACGAACGAAACTCTTGA
- the dusB gene encoding tRNA dihydrouridine synthase DusB produces MIEKDATPVSAPTRTVPPLRIGDLVIDPPILQAPMAGFTNAAFRHIVRQFGGAGLLATEMVNARGFVWLDENEAEHPDRLWGVADEPRPLAVQIWDNDPETMAKVGRRLSEEYRVSVVDINFGCPVRQVTEKAHSGSYLLREPSRMHAIISRLVEVCAPTPVTAKIRLGCSRENINCNEIARVVEEAGAAALTVHGRTAADMFRGNADWERISEIKSHLRNIPLIGNGDLDSAEKVVAAFELYDVDAVMIARACLGRPWLFSQAAAALRGEPIPPEPTLPEQRDVMLKHYQLVVDRFGEEKGTVLMRKYACCYAQGKHGARYFRTHVAKVSSAEEFHSVVEEYFPLHDPKATQDAESVSSDANSILG; encoded by the coding sequence ATGATTGAAAAAGACGCCACGCCAGTATCCGCTCCCACGCGAACCGTGCCGCCGCTTCGGATTGGTGACTTGGTCATCGACCCGCCGATTTTGCAGGCGCCCATGGCTGGGTTCACCAACGCTGCGTTTCGTCACATTGTACGTCAATTCGGCGGTGCCGGGCTGTTGGCGACCGAAATGGTCAACGCCCGTGGGTTCGTGTGGCTGGACGAAAACGAAGCCGAACACCCGGATCGTTTGTGGGGGGTGGCCGACGAGCCTCGGCCGCTGGCAGTCCAGATTTGGGACAACGATCCCGAGACCATGGCCAAGGTCGGCCGCCGATTGTCAGAGGAGTACCGCGTCAGCGTCGTCGACATCAACTTCGGATGCCCAGTTCGTCAGGTGACCGAGAAAGCTCACAGCGGAAGCTACTTGCTGCGGGAACCGAGCCGGATGCATGCGATCATTTCGCGATTGGTGGAGGTGTGTGCGCCGACGCCCGTGACGGCGAAAATCCGTTTGGGGTGCAGTCGCGAAAATATCAACTGCAATGAGATCGCGCGGGTGGTCGAAGAGGCTGGTGCGGCGGCGCTCACCGTTCATGGCCGGACCGCGGCGGACATGTTTCGTGGCAATGCGGATTGGGAACGAATCAGCGAAATCAAATCGCATCTCCGCAACATCCCGTTGATCGGGAACGGCGATTTGGACAGCGCCGAAAAAGTCGTTGCGGCGTTTGAGCTGTACGATGTCGATGCGGTCATGATCGCTCGCGCCTGCCTGGGGCGGCCGTGGTTGTTTTCGCAAGCGGCCGCGGCACTGCGGGGCGAACCGATTCCGCCCGAGCCGACTCTGCCGGAGCAGCGCGACGTGATGCTGAAGCACTACCAGTTGGTGGTGGATCGCTTTGGCGAAGAGAAGGGAACCGTGCTGATGCGCAAATACGCGTGTTGTTATGCCCAAGGCAAGCACGGAGCCCGTTACTTCCGGACTCACGTCGCCAAGGTTTCTTCGGCGGAAGAATTTCACTCGGTCGTCGAAGAGTATTTCCCGCTGCATGATCCCAAGGCGACGCAGGACGCCGAGAGTGTTTCAAGCGACGCTAACTCGATTTTAGGGTAG
- a CDS encoding glycosyltransferase family 4 protein, producing the protein MNPKPFRVGLVAWHALPAIVPAGTPQQDAGDSPAACGSTQTAPTRFGETFGGLETAMWTLARHLARETDMEPICFLETDRPQNGSTPWPLEVEGVTLDISVNRFRAIRHAVGECIDTESQRIQRFSPHLLWQLPLLAVTRPFRSRDPIDSHPDPRLVGKSIDAWISFGVSSSSSRVVATATMEHTPSFVCVRSNAGLEDGLATDTEYRNECGESSSARRFALLRSDHVVCQSQWQVDRLKQLFDRDGLLSRNPIQREEWQPPFPMPAPEPFTQPFDVLWIGRYDDFHKRPLLMLEAAKKLPQLSFKMITNPFDPDIESRVRREAPENVELIDRIPFAQMPAVFAAAKLFVSTGSREHEGFPNVLLQAAASHTPIVSLSDHDDFLARSGAGVGCNESMETLTQSIEEQLRCDSVQWTQVDEYLDRFHDAGGRAAEFANWIRRSISSTPVRSH; encoded by the coding sequence ATGAATCCCAAGCCTTTTCGCGTTGGACTGGTCGCTTGGCACGCCCTGCCAGCCATTGTCCCCGCTGGAACGCCCCAACAAGACGCCGGTGATTCCCCCGCTGCCTGCGGCTCAACGCAAACCGCACCCACGAGATTTGGCGAGACATTTGGCGGACTGGAAACCGCGATGTGGACCCTGGCGCGGCACCTCGCTCGCGAAACAGACATGGAACCGATCTGCTTTCTGGAAACCGACCGCCCTCAAAACGGTTCGACTCCCTGGCCCCTGGAAGTCGAAGGTGTGACGCTTGATATCAGCGTCAATCGTTTTCGAGCGATTCGCCACGCGGTGGGAGAATGCATCGACACGGAATCCCAACGCATCCAGCGTTTCTCACCTCACTTGCTCTGGCAACTGCCGCTTCTCGCCGTGACGCGTCCTTTTCGATCCCGCGATCCCATCGACAGCCACCCAGACCCTCGCTTGGTCGGCAAATCAATCGATGCCTGGATCTCATTTGGAGTCAGCTCTTCCAGTTCGCGAGTGGTAGCAACCGCAACCATGGAACATACGCCGAGCTTCGTTTGCGTCCGCTCCAACGCAGGCTTGGAAGACGGGCTGGCAACTGACACGGAATACCGCAATGAATGCGGCGAATCCTCTTCCGCACGTCGATTTGCCTTGCTGCGGTCAGACCATGTGGTCTGCCAAAGCCAATGGCAGGTGGATCGGTTGAAGCAACTGTTCGATCGAGACGGATTGCTCTCTCGCAATCCAATCCAACGCGAAGAATGGCAGCCCCCGTTTCCGATGCCCGCCCCGGAACCGTTCACTCAACCCTTCGATGTGCTTTGGATCGGCCGCTACGACGACTTCCACAAACGCCCCTTGCTGATGCTGGAAGCTGCCAAAAAGCTTCCGCAGCTGTCGTTCAAGATGATCACCAATCCGTTCGACCCCGACATCGAATCTCGTGTCCGCCGAGAAGCTCCCGAAAACGTCGAGCTGATCGACCGGATTCCGTTTGCCCAGATGCCGGCCGTGTTCGCGGCAGCCAAGCTGTTCGTGTCGACTGGTAGTCGAGAGCACGAGGGATTTCCAAACGTCTTACTGCAAGCGGCCGCCTCTCACACGCCGATTGTGTCACTCTCCGACCACGACGATTTCCTGGCTCGCTCGGGCGCCGGGGTGGGCTGCAACGAATCCATGGAAACGTTGACGCAAAGCATCGAAGAGCAACTTCGATGCGATTCAGTCCAATGGACTCAGGTGGACGAATACCTCGATCGCTTCCACGACGCCGGGGGTCGAGCCGCCGAATTCGCGAATTGGATCCGTCGCTCGATTTCCTCCACCCCGGTTCGTTCTCACTGA
- a CDS encoding FkbM family methyltransferase, translated as MPPRPGKESSGFARLLPGKIWRLLGRCLVPNTLHHHLRWRADRLGQKLSLREKIRLRFRLLTEPQPLTWITWHELTHPVAIRIGTSDEYVFEQIFFDLEYKIDVPTPNTLLDAGANIGLASVWFANQFPQANIIAIEPDPSNFRVLEQNAAAYPQIHCLQVGLWHRNAMLERISEDAQPWAYRYQETAPGAETDSSAIESVGLDEVVNQHFNGKIDLLKMDIEGAEKEVLAVGGQWADQVQTAMIECHDRWVPGCEKAMAERFPADEFEARQNGENTVFVRRAKMHPPADSGNQTFS; from the coding sequence GTGCCCCCTCGACCAGGCAAGGAATCAAGCGGATTCGCACGCCTTCTACCAGGCAAAATCTGGCGTTTGCTGGGTCGATGCTTGGTTCCCAACACGCTTCATCACCACCTCCGGTGGCGGGCCGACCGCCTGGGCCAGAAACTCTCGCTCAGGGAGAAAATCCGATTGCGATTTCGGCTTTTGACCGAGCCTCAGCCTTTGACCTGGATCACTTGGCATGAGCTGACACACCCGGTGGCGATTCGCATCGGAACTTCAGACGAATACGTCTTTGAGCAGATTTTCTTCGATCTGGAGTACAAAATCGACGTTCCCACGCCGAACACGCTCCTCGATGCGGGTGCCAACATCGGCTTGGCGTCCGTCTGGTTCGCGAACCAATTCCCGCAAGCAAACATCATTGCGATCGAACCCGACCCTTCCAATTTTCGCGTGTTAGAGCAAAACGCAGCGGCTTATCCGCAAATCCATTGTCTGCAGGTTGGTTTGTGGCATCGAAATGCAATGTTGGAACGAATCTCCGAGGATGCGCAGCCGTGGGCATACCGGTATCAAGAAACCGCCCCCGGCGCTGAGACAGATTCATCCGCGATCGAATCGGTTGGACTGGACGAGGTCGTGAACCAGCATTTCAACGGGAAAATCGACCTCCTCAAAATGGACATCGAAGGCGCAGAAAAAGAAGTCTTGGCTGTCGGCGGGCAGTGGGCTGATCAAGTGCAGACCGCCATGATCGAATGCCATGATCGCTGGGTCCCGGGTTGCGAAAAGGCAATGGCCGAACGCTTCCCAGCCGACGAATTTGAGGCCCGACAAAATGGCGAGAACACCGTGTTCGTTCGCCGAGCCAAAATGCATCCCCCCGCAGACTCTGGGAACCAGACGTTCTCATGA
- a CDS encoding lipopolysaccharide biosynthesis protein, with the protein MSSSEPPPRRSWPRRTLNRLEVDRATFYAVATRYWQFLSGPITLWLVVKYFSPEMQGFYVTFWSVIGLQMFFELAFPQTIVTMTSHLWSKLDLDENRRLIGDEDSISRLTHLMRISTAMQVGLALSFGLLAGLFGLWFFADDVAADALVWRAPWLTLVGLSSCAFALIPFLAVLEGCDQVREIHKLNLVRGIAGSIAVWIAIPLGAALWIPALATAVRLICELGWLLGRYPRFFATFARRPTGASIAWRKEIWPFQSKLMLKGLFNYFNADVMLPVLFRYQDSVVAGQFGLTWNILQSLRGACSSWVRTRTPRFGVLIAERDYQELDRIYFRVGKVAATLMALLGACFLSGVIGLDLLDFRYAHRFLPALPTALLIIGLWAALIIEFQWIYLHAHGKSPYLAISLAGCITSGLVIWWMGIQFGAVGVSAAFLLMHAIVYLPLSTLGWIHLRRDWHRNE; encoded by the coding sequence ATGAGTTCGAGTGAACCGCCGCCTCGACGATCCTGGCCTCGTCGCACATTGAATCGATTGGAAGTCGACCGCGCCACATTCTACGCCGTCGCAACTCGTTACTGGCAGTTCCTCTCCGGTCCGATCACCCTTTGGCTGGTGGTCAAATACTTCTCGCCGGAGATGCAAGGGTTCTACGTGACGTTCTGGTCCGTGATCGGACTGCAGATGTTCTTCGAACTGGCGTTCCCACAAACGATCGTCACCATGACGAGCCACCTTTGGAGCAAGCTCGACCTCGATGAAAATCGGCGTTTGATTGGCGACGAGGATTCGATCTCGCGATTGACGCATCTGATGCGAATCTCCACCGCCATGCAGGTTGGACTCGCCCTCTCCTTTGGATTGCTGGCAGGTCTGTTTGGCCTGTGGTTCTTTGCCGACGACGTGGCAGCGGACGCATTGGTTTGGCGAGCACCGTGGTTGACGTTGGTTGGCTTGTCTTCCTGCGCCTTCGCGCTGATCCCGTTTCTCGCGGTGTTGGAAGGATGCGACCAAGTCCGCGAGATTCACAAGCTCAACCTGGTACGAGGCATCGCGGGCAGCATCGCCGTTTGGATCGCCATTCCGCTGGGGGCAGCTCTTTGGATCCCGGCGTTGGCAACCGCCGTTCGTTTGATTTGTGAACTCGGCTGGTTGCTTGGCAGGTACCCGAGATTTTTCGCGACGTTTGCCCGCCGCCCCACTGGCGCCTCCATCGCTTGGCGAAAAGAGATCTGGCCGTTTCAGTCCAAACTCATGTTGAAAGGCCTTTTCAACTATTTCAATGCCGATGTCATGCTGCCGGTGCTGTTCCGATACCAAGATTCAGTGGTGGCGGGTCAATTCGGTTTGACCTGGAACATTTTGCAGTCACTGCGTGGTGCGTGCTCCTCATGGGTCCGAACTCGCACGCCTCGGTTTGGTGTTTTGATCGCCGAACGAGACTACCAAGAATTGGACCGAATCTACTTCCGAGTGGGCAAAGTTGCCGCCACTCTGATGGCGTTGCTTGGTGCTTGCTTTTTGAGCGGCGTGATCGGGCTGGATCTGCTCGACTTTCGGTATGCGCATCGATTCTTGCCGGCCTTGCCGACCGCATTGTTGATCATCGGACTGTGGGCTGCATTGATCATCGAATTTCAATGGATTTACTTGCACGCCCACGGCAAATCACCTTACCTTGCGATCAGCTTGGCTGGCTGCATCACCAGCGGTCTGGTGATTTGGTGGATGGGAATTCAATTCGGAGCCGTCGGCGTCAGTGCGGCCTTCCTACTGATGCACGCGATCGTTTACCTGCCGCTTTCCACCCTGGGTTGGATCCATCTGCGCCGAGATTGGCATCGCAATGAATGA
- a CDS encoding glycosyltransferase family 2 protein produces MNESKSPSPPKISVLLPVFNAKKTVGETIDSILGQTETNFEFLILDDGSNDGSYDVALQAAQNDRRVQLIRQSNAGMAVSLNRLIDQSRGRYLARMDADDIAEPTRFAKQVAYLDAHPDCVLVGSAVLNIDGEGDPYGVTIMPTDHDAIEARLLSGAGGIMHPSTMLRREAVIQTGGFALNYPVAEDQDLWLRLARIGRLANLPEPLTRYRVHPHNMSFVRQTDGADALDRLLAKAHVDRGLPYTPSANQPAAETVCSAWDRERTWAWTAVQEGYLFTARKHARRLTRQQPLDTRAWKLLAASHFPRLFALLRSQSS; encoded by the coding sequence ATGAATGAATCCAAATCACCTTCGCCACCCAAAATTTCAGTTCTGTTACCGGTCTTCAATGCGAAGAAGACGGTGGGCGAAACGATTGACAGCATTTTGGGTCAGACCGAAACCAACTTTGAATTCCTCATCCTCGATGATGGATCGAACGACGGGTCTTACGACGTTGCACTTCAAGCCGCCCAGAACGACCGTCGGGTGCAACTGATCCGGCAGAGCAACGCAGGAATGGCGGTCTCACTGAACCGCTTGATCGACCAATCACGTGGACGATACTTGGCCCGAATGGACGCCGACGATATCGCCGAGCCAACTCGATTCGCCAAGCAGGTCGCTTACCTCGACGCTCATCCCGATTGCGTGTTGGTTGGTTCCGCCGTTCTGAACATCGACGGTGAAGGCGATCCCTATGGTGTGACCATCATGCCCACCGATCACGACGCGATTGAGGCAAGGTTGCTTTCGGGTGCCGGCGGCATCATGCATCCGTCCACCATGCTGCGTCGCGAGGCAGTCATCCAGACCGGCGGCTTCGCTTTGAATTACCCTGTCGCGGAAGACCAAGATCTCTGGCTACGCCTCGCTCGAATCGGCCGCCTTGCGAACCTGCCTGAACCGCTCACCCGGTACCGAGTTCACCCTCACAACATGTCGTTTGTTCGACAAACGGACGGAGCGGATGCACTGGATCGATTGCTCGCGAAAGCTCATGTCGATCGTGGGTTGCCGTACACCCCGTCCGCGAATCAACCAGCGGCCGAGACCGTGTGTTCGGCCTGGGATCGCGAACGCACTTGGGCCTGGACCGCGGTTCAAGAAGGCTACCTTTTCACCGCCCGCAAACACGCTCGACGCCTGACACGTCAACAGCCCCTGGACACACGAGCGTGGAAACTGCTGGCGGCCTCTCACTTCCCTCGATTGTTCGCATTGCTTCGATCCCAATCGAGCTAA